The DNA region TAACTACCTTCAAAAAATGGAAGGTAAAAGTAAATCAGAACGAATAAAAAATTCTCCAGATGTAAGTTTAGTATTGGCTAACGGAGAGTTATACTCAGAGACAGGAAGAATACAAACAAGTACAGGTCAGATTAATCAAAATACGGGAACAATAAAAATTAGAGCCGCATTTAATAATCCAAATGAAATTCTTACTAACGGAAACAGTGGTAAAATAAGAATACCAACTACTTATCAAGATGCAATTGTTGTTCCGCAATCTGCTACTTTCGAACAACAAAAAGACGTACTTATTTACACGTTACAATCTGATAATAAAGTAAAATCTAATATAATAACAATTAAAGGAACAGTAGATAATCTTTATGTTGTTGAGTCAGGATTGCAAAAAGGCGATAAAATAATAACATCTGGTATAAGTAAGCTAAGAAACGGTACTGAAATTACACCAAAAGAAGTCTCTTTTGATAGTATCACAAAACCAATAACTCCTTTATTTAAATAAAAATTATGCTAAAAACATTTATAGAAAGACCTGTACTATCTACAGTTATTTCAATTATTATAGTCATTTTAGGAGTTCTAGGACTTACTAATTTGCCAATAGAACAGTATCCAGATATTGCGCCTCCAACAATTACAGTATCTGCAAATTATACAGGAGCAAGTGCAGAAACTATTATGGAATCTGTTGTTATTCCTATAGAAGAACAAATTAACGGTGTAGAAGGTATGACTTATATTACCTCTACAGCTTCTAACTCTGGAACAGCACAAATCACAGTTTATTTTGATCAAGAAACAGATCCAGATATTGCTGCTGTAAATGTACAAAACCGTGTTGCAAGAGCCAATCCTTTGTTACCACAAGTAGTGACGCAATCTGGAGTTTTAACTCAAAAGCAGCAAACTTCGGCATTAATGTTCATGTCGTTTTATTCAGAAAATGAAGACTACGATGCTACATTTCTTCAAAATTATTTAAAGATTAATGTTATCCCATCAATACAACGTGTAAATGGTGTAGGTAATGTTAATGTGTTTTCATCTCAAGATTACGCCATGCGTATTTGGCTAAAACCAGAAAAGTTAGCAGCGTATAATTTAAATCCTTCAGATATTACATCAGCTTTAAACGAGCAAAGTTTAGAAGCTTCTGCTGGATCTTTAGGGGAAAATAGTGGTGAGTCATTTTCATATACAATAACCTATAGTGGTAGATTTAAAACAGAACAACAGTACAGCGATATAATTATAAAAGCATTAGATAATGGTCAATATTTAAGGCTTAAAGATGTTGCAGATGTCGAACTAGATTCTCAATCCTACGCTTCTTTTGGGTCAACCAATGGATATCCTAGTGTTAATATGGGTATTTTTCAAACTGCTGGATCTAATGCTCAAGAAATAATTGAAACTATTAAATCTGAATTATCAAGGTTAGAAAAAGATTTTCCTGACGGAATTAAAGTGATAATTCCGTTTGATACTAATCAATTTTTAGAAGCTTCTATAGACAAGGTAGTAAGCACATTTATTGAAGCTTTTATCTTAGTATTTTTAGTTGTATTTATCTTTTTACAAGATTTTAGATCTACTTTAATTCCTGCTATAGCAGTACCTGTAGCAATTGTTGGTACCTTTTTCTTTTTAAATTTATTTGGCTATTCCATAAACCTGCTAACGCTGTTTGCATTAGTCTTAGCAATAGGTATTGTAGTTGACGATGCAATTGTTGTGGTAGAAGCTGTACACTCTAAAATGGATGAAGGCGAAACAAATGCTAAAAAGGCAACACTTAGTGCTATGCACGAAATATCTGGAGCCATTATTTCTATTACATTAGTTATGGCTGCAGTATTTATACCTGTAACTTTTGTTCAAGGTCCAACAGGTGTGTTTTACGAGCAATTTGGTGTGACATTAATTGTTGCTATATTAATTTCAGCCTTAAATGCATTAACGCTTAGTCCTGCATTATGTGCATTGTTTTTAAAATCTCATGACGATTCACATAAAAACAAAAATGTCGTACAACGTTTTTATTCTGCTTTTAATAAAGGATTTAATGCAACGACTGAACGTTATGGAAGAAGCTTACAGTTTTTATATAAAAACAAACTTGTTACTGTAGTCATACTACTTTTAGCAGGTGTTGGAATTTGGTGGTCTGCCACAACAACACCAACTGGATTTGTACCAAGTGAAGATAGAGGCGTTTTATTTATAGATGTACAATTAGCACCAGGAGCATCAATGGATAGAACAAAACAAATTACAGATTTAGTCTATAAAAATGCATCTCAAATTCCCGGAATAGATGGTGTAACAGTTGTAAATGGTAGAAGTTTAATTAATGGATCGGGTAGCAACTATGGATTTGGATTTATAAAATTAAAAGACTGGAGCGAACGTACTGCAGACGATCAAACTATAGATGCTATAACAGGTAAATTGTTTGGGATGGCAGCAGGAATACAAGATGCTAGAGTATTGTTTTTTGCGCCGCCAAGTATACCTGGATTTGGTTTGTCTTCTGGTTTTGAAGTTAATTTACTTGATAAATCTGGTGGTAGTGTAGAGCAATTAAATGAAGCAACTCAAAATTTTATTGGTAATTTAATGCAGCATCCAGAAATACAATATGGACAAACTTCTTTTAATACTAATTATCCACAATATCAATTAGATATTAATGTACCAGTAGCAAAAGATTTAGGCGTATCTGTAAGTAGTATTTTCTCTACTTTACAAGGGTATATTGGAGGAATTTACGCTGCAGATTTTGCAAGATTTGGTAAGCAATACCGTGTGTATGTACAATCACTTCCTGAAGATAGAACAGATGAAAACTCATTAAATCAATTATATATTAGAACAGGAAGTGGTGATATGGCACCAATAACACAGTTTGTTTCTTTAAAACGTGTTTATGGTCCGCAATCGGTAACTCGATTTAACTTATATAATTCGGCAAAAGTATCTGGAGCTTCAAATCCTGGTTTTAGTACAGGTGATGCATTAGCAATTGTAAATGCAGAAGCCTCAAAATTACCATCAAATTTTGAAGTTGCCTATTCTGGTTTATCTAGAGAAGAATCTAGCGCAGGTAATCAAACAACAATAATTTTTGGATTAAGTATACTCTTTGTCTTTTTCTTATTAGCAGCACAATACGAGAGTTACTTATTACCATTAGCAGTAATTTTATCTTTACCAGTAGGTATCTTTGGCGCATTTATTTCAACAAAATTATTTGGTTTAGAAAATAATATTTACTTCCAGATAGCCTTAGTTATGCTTGTAGGTTTACTCGCTAAAAACGCCATATTAATTGTAGAGTTTGCTTTACAAAGAAGAAAACAAGGCGAAGATCTAGTAGAAGCTGCAATACATGGTGCTAAAGCGCGTCTAAGACCAATTTTAATGACGTCTTTTGCTTTTATTTTAGGATTAATGCCACTTGTGTTAGCAAATGGTGTTGGAGCAGAAGGTAACAGATCTATTGGTACTGGTGCAGCAGGAGGAATGTTAATAGGAACACTTTTAGGTGTATTTGTAATTCCTATTCTATTCATCTTTTTTCAATGGTTACAAGAAAAATTTACTGGACAACCGCAAACTAACAATTTAGAAGATTAACAATTATGAAATCTAACATAACTCTAAAAAAAATAAGTAAACCAATATTACTTATTTTAATAGCCTTTACAATTCAAAGTTGTTTTGTAGCTAAAGACTATTCTAGACCAGAATTTGAAGAAACTAATAATCTATATCGTACCGATCAATTACCAGAAGATAGTTTGTCTTTAGCAGATATTTCTTGGAAACAACTTTTTACTGATCAGTATTTGCAACAATATATAGAAGAAGGTTTGCAAAATAATATAGATATTAGAATTGCAATACAACAAATAATTGCAGCAGAAGCTTATGTAAAACAAGGTAAAGCTGGGTTTTTACCTACCATTACTGGTAATGCATCTGCAACTAGAAGTTACTTGTCCGAAAACGGACAGCAAGGTGCAATTTTAAGCAGTTTAGGCACAGATCATATCGATCAATTTGAATTATCTGCAGCCTTATCTTGGGAAGCAGATATTTGGGGGAAAATTAGAAGTAATAAAAGAGCCTTCCAAGCATCTTACCTACAAAGTGTTGCAGCACATCAAGCTGTAAAAACACAATTAATAGCAAGTATTGCCTCTACATATTATCAATTAATTGCATTAGATGAACAATTAAAAGTCACTAGAGAAACTATTAAAACAAGAGAAAAAGGTGTAGAAACTATCCAAGCATTGAAGGAAGCTGGGCAAGAAAATCAAGTTGCAGTAGATCAAAACATTGCGCAGTATAACAATGCAAAAGCTTTAGAGGTAGATTTAGAAGTAGCTATTTTTCAAGCAGAAAATACATTAAGTTTACTTTTAGGTAAATCGCCACAGCATTTTGATAGAAATAGTCTAGACAATCAAACCATTGATAATGAATTAAAATTAGGTCTTCCAGCAACTATCTTAAGAAACAGACCAGATGTAATGGCTGCCGAGTTTGGATTAATTCAAACTTTTGAGCTTACAAATGTTGCTAAAAGTAACTTTTACCCATCATTAACATTATCTGCAACAAGCGGTTTACAAAGTTTAGATATCGATAAATTATTTAATACTAGCTCTTTATTTGCCAATCTAGTTGGTGGTATCGCACAACCAATTTTAAATGGTAGGCAAATTAAAACTCAGCATGAAGTAGCAAAAGCACAACAAGAACAAGCTTTGTTAACGTTTAAGCAAACTTTACTAAATGCAGGTAACGAAGTTTCTAATGCGCTTTATAGTTATCAAGCTGAGGTTAAAAAATATGAATTTGTTAATAATGAAGTTGAAGCTTTACGCAAAGCAGAAGCAAACTCGGACGAGCTACTTAAAAATGGTTTTGCAAACTATTTAGACTTATTAACAGCTAGACAAAGTGTATTAACTGCAGAGTTAAGTGTTATTGATAATAAATTACAACAATTACTAAGTGTTGTCACATTATATGAAGCTTTAGGTGGCGGATGGAAATAACAAGTTACCATGAAAAAGACTAATACATACAAAATTACATTAGAAGAAGTTGAATTAAAAGATGAGTCAAATCCAAGTGGTACTTTACAATTTGAGTTTGAAAATCATGATAATATTTTACAAATTTTAGACCGTATTCAGCAAAAAAATATTTTTGATGATGCTACAAATAAAGAGTTTGTTGTAGGCTTAAAACTTTTTAGTGAAGTAGTTATTAAAAATAGAAAACATCCTTTGTTTAATATTTTTTTACCACACTTTGGAGATTTTATGAAACAGCTAAAATCATATTAAAAACCATGATAAGCAAGCAAGAATTGTTGGAGCAATCGGTTGAAAAATTTGTAAAGTTTGGTAGTAGAAGCTTTACAATGGATGAGCTTGCATCTGAGTTAGGAATTTCTAAAAAAACCATTTATCATCATTTTAATAGTAAAGACCAATTAATTTTTGAGAGTGTAAAATTGCTTGTCGCTAATTACTCTAACTATGCTTCAGATATACAAAAGCACGAACAAGATCCAATTGTTTGTGTTGTTTTATTGTATAAAACAGCATTAATTCATCTTAAAAATTTTAAACCATCGTTTATTTTTGGACTTCAAAAATATTATCCAGATGCGTATATGTTATTTAATAAATTTAGACATGAGTTTGTATCTAAAACAGTGTATGATTTATTAAATACAGCAAAACAAAAAGGTATGATAAAAGATAACGTAAACCTAAAGTTATTTTGTGATTTGTATTTTAAACGCTTTGAAGAGATTGCTTTAAAAAACACAAATTTGATTGATAAGTATTCTCAAAAAGAAATTTTAAATCATTTTGTTGTGTACAGTTTAAGAGGTATATCTTCCAACGATTATACTAATAAATACTATTAAAAAAAGCCTTAGTAATTTAACTAAGGCTTTTTCACTTTAAAAACAATTACAATTAACACTATTGTAATAAATTGTAAACAAATTTAGGATAACCACGTTCTCCATTGTCGTTTGTTAATGCTAAGAATTTTAATTTATATAAATTTCCGTCTGTATCATTAACGATATAAAAAACATTGTCTTTTAAAGAAGGTAATGTACCTGGTCCACCACCATTTCTCCAACTGCTTCCAATACTTCTTCTATCTGCATTAGAAAATAAAGTAGCATCTACATCTGCTAAAGTAAAATTGTCATAAGATAATTCTGTTTCTACTTCTGTATCTATCATATAAACTGTAGCGTCTTCTAAGGTGTTATTTACTACATAGTCTGAGTAACCATAAGATCCATATCCTGGTATTTCGTTAGTAAAAACCGTAAAGTTTAAATCCCATTCTGTTTTTTCTGGTTCTATGTTTACAGTCGAGTTAGAGTTAAAACTAAAGAAGCTAAAGTTATAACTTGCATCTTTAGATATTGTTACTTCTTGATGTGTTGTATCATCTAAATCTGCATATTGTAATATGTAATTAGATCCATCTTGTAATACTCTTACTTTTTTCCATCCTCTTGCATCTCCAGAAATTTCAACACTTCCTGTACTTGCTGTAGCTGTACCAACTTCATTTCCTAAGTTTACTAAATACACATGGTTATTAGCATCTGTTGCAGAAATTTCAGCGAAAGCTGTACCAGATAAATCACCATTAGGTGCATCTACAAAAACAGTATTATTAGCATCAAAAGTACCAACAGCAACTTGAGGCTGTAAATCTTGCACTTCTTGATCACTAGAGCTAACAGCATCTATATCTGTAGCAGTTAACTGTCCTGCAGCCATGTAAATAGATCCATTTATTACTACTTTAAAGTCTGATCCTGAGTAAAAACCTAAGTCCCAAGAATCACGTTGTACACTAGTCATTGTGTTTGTACTTAAGTCTACGTACACTTGATTTTGTTGATTTGGTCCACCAACAGTTGGCGCTACTTCTGCACCTTCAATTACAACTTCAATAGGTTCTGACGGTAAGTTGTTGTCATCATCACTACTACAATTTGTTAGGGCTAAAGCACCTAAACAAAGTATTAAGGTTAAAAATTTGTTTTTCATTTTGTATTAAAAATTTAAATTATATAATAGTTTTAGGTAATAAGATCTTCCGTAGCCTAACAATAATCCAGAATTATTAGAACTGTGTATACCAGATGTGCTTGCGCCATCAATAGCTACTGTTGTGACATCTAAAAGGTTTCTGGCACCTAATGTGACATCTATTTTTTTATCCAAGAATGTTTTTTTAATGGATGCATCCATCCATGTAAATGCATTGGTTGTATATTTTTTAAATAACGTGTTTCCTTCATTATCACTACCATCGCCAATGTAATTTTGCTGTTTACCATTATGTTTTAATAAAAGGGTAAAAGCTGTATTCCATTTATTTATAAAGTAGGTTGCGCTTGTGTTAAGTTGTAAGGCATATAAAAAGTCATTTTTGGCATTGGCTTCGTTATTCATTATTCTAGAAATACCTTGATAAGTTGCTCCTAAATTAAAAGCCCAATTGTCCTTTTTTATGCTATTTTCTAAGGAACAACCTATTAATTTATAGCCATCTATATTTATGTATTGGTATTGTAATGGTAGTGTGTTTACTACTGCTAATTCGATTCTGTCTTTTAGATCTATATAGCTAAATTTTAGGTTGTTAGACATTGAAATGTCATTAAACCAACTGCGTTTTTTTAGATTTAAAAATGAAGAAAAGCCGCGTTCTGGTTTTAAATTTTGATTACCTCTAACATCATGATTAGAGTCTACAAAATAATAATACAGTTCTTCAAAATTAGGAGTACGATATGAAGAACCTATACTACCTCTTAACTCATAACCTTTATTAAATAAATATCTAGCGTGTAAAGATCCTAGTAGTTGCGATTTAAACATCGAGTTGTATTCGTATCTTACACCTGGTCTTATTAGTAATTTGTCAATTACATTAATTTCTGAAGACACAAAAACAGCGTTATTGTTTTGCTTCATTTCTTTATCTTGTTGTGTAACATCACCGGAAGCTTGTGTGTCAAAACCTTTAATAAATCTGGTTTCGTAACCTAATTGATAATTAAATTTATCGCTTTTAGTTAGGTTGTTAATAGTTCCTTTAGAGAAAAATACATTACTGGATTGGTAGGTTTGATCTGTTTCGTTAGATTTTTCTTTGGTAATAATGTAGTAGTTAAATTCGTTTAAATCTCTTTCTTGTTTTTGGTAAGAAAATGTGGCATTGTAAACAGCACCAGATTTTAATTTTCCATCAACTATTAAGTTATTAATGTATCTATTTGTAGTAAATATTCTATCTGTAGAAGATGGGTTACTGGTTTGAGCTTGTACATTTATGTTTGGTCTAACGGTTGCATCATAATATCTTAAATCTTCATTAAAATATTCAAACTTATAGAAGGCTTTAAAATTATCTGTGTTGTAATTTAAAATTGCTTTACCATTTAATTGTGTTTTAGGTAGCCAATCGTAACCTCTTAATCCATCGTCTGTATAGTGATTTTGTCCTTTTCTTCCATTATAAAACCCAGCAAAATCATTTCTGTTAAGGTTAATTTTTGCTGTCCATTTATCATTAAAATTATGTCCTATACTTAACGCTTGTATATGTCTACCTTTATCAAACCATTCGTACTCATCCCTTACAGTTTCTTCTTGAACAAAAGCTTGTATTTGCCAATCGTTTTCTAATGTTTTCTTGGTGATAATATTAATAACTCCAGATACTGAGTTTGCGCCATTTTCTACACCCATTGCTCCTTCAACAATTTCAATACGTTCTATATCGTCAAGGTTTATTTGGGTTAAATCAATATTATTACCAAAACCGTTATCGTTAACTATTTGAACATTATCAAGCATTACTATAAAGTACTGCGCATCTAAACCAAAAAATTCTACTTTAGATTGTCCTGTTTGCGAGCTTGGTATAATATTTAAGTTTAAATTAAAATTTAAAACATCAGCAAGGTTATTTGCTGCTTGCTTCTCTATTTTTTCTCTATCTATAACAATTACGTTGTGAACCGATTTTTTTATAGACTGCGGATTATATTGACCAGTCACTATAACTTCTTCTAACTGTTCAATTTTTGTCGTATCACTTACTTTTTCTTGAGCAAAAAGAAGCGAAGCTGAAAAAAATGAAAAATAAAGCGTTAAAAGTTTTTTATTTAGAATCATTCTTGATTAAATTTGTCGCAAATATAAACGTTATTTTAATTCAGTCTAAATAAGAACAATATTTTTTTAAAAAAATTTAAATTCATCAAAAATGAAACACTATCTAGTAATTACTTTATTTTTCTTAGTAGCATTTAACGCTACTGCACAATCTAAAAAAGAGCAAGATCAAGCAGCTATAAAAAAAATGTGCGGATGTTACGAAGTAACCTTTAACTTTGCCGAGACCTTTAATTATAGCTCGGATTCGTTATATAAACCATCAGAAACTAAAGTAGACAAAGGTTTGGAATGGGCACAATTAGTAGAAGATGCTGATAATAAGATATCTATACAGCATTTACTGCAAGTTGGTAATCCAGCTAGTCCACATATTGTAAAACATTGGCGTCAAGATTGGTTATTCCAAAACAAAGATTTTTATATGTTTGATGGTGATAATAAATGGAATTTTGTGACAAAAACAGAAGATGAAGTTGAAGGTCAATGGACACAAAAGGTATATCAAGTAGATGATAGTCCACGTTACGAAGGTAGTGCAACTTGGGTACATGTAGACGGTAAAAGCTATTGGGAAAACACAACAACAGCGCCATTACCAAGACGCGAATACACTAAACGTAGTGATTATAATGTAACCTTAAGAGGTAACAGACACGAAATAACAGAATACGGTTGGTTGCATGATCAAGATAACGCTAAAGTTATTAGAGCCGAAGGTAAAGACGATGTAACATTAGCTAAAGAAAAAGGGTATAACACCTATGTAAAAGTAGACGATAGTCGTTGTCAAGCAGCACAAGATTGGTGGAAAGCGCACCAAGATAAATGGTCTACAGTACGAGCAAAATGGGATGAAGTTTATGGAAGACATAAAAACTTACAATTAGAAGAAAAAGTAGATAATAAATTACTATATAAATATTTATTTGACGACGAAAATTATAATACAGCAAAACAAATAAATCCAGTAATAGATAGTTTTATAAAAGAATAAACAAATGAAACACATATTTACAACACTAATACTTTTTATTAATCTTAGTGTAATTGCACAAAATAACAAGTTATTAGATAGAAACTTTTGGTCAAATACAACTTCTGTAGAAGCAGTTAAAATTGCAGTAGAAGAAGGACATGATCCAACACAATTAAATCCAAATAGTTTTGATCCAATGGTGTATGCTATATTACAAGATGCACCTATAGAAACTTTACAATACTTACAATCTATAAAAGGTAACGATGTTAATAAACTAACTCATGATGGTCGTACATACATTTTTTGGGCTGCTTACAAAGGTAATGACCAATACATGCAAGAATTAATAAATAAAGGTGCAAAGACCGATATTTTAGACGATCATGGATTAACCGTTTTAAACTTTGCAGCTAATGCAGGTCAAACTAACACTAAAGTATATGATTTATGTTTAGCTAATGGCGCAAACTTATTAAAAGATGTAAATCATAGTGGTGCAAATGCTTTATTATTAGCAGCGCCAAGTGACAAAGATTTTAAATTAATAGATTACTTTACTTCTAAAGGATTAGATTTAAATTCTAAAGACCATAATGGTAACGGAATTTATAATTACGTTGCTAGAACAGGTAATTTAGAGTTGTTACAAAAGCTTACTAATAAAGGTGTAAAAGGTAACGATCAAGCATTTATTTTTGCTAGTCAAGGTACAAGAGGTAAAACCAACGGAATACACGTTTATAAGTTTTTAGAAAACAATGGTTTAAACCCAAAAGTAAAAACCAAAGAAGGCGTAACACCATTGCATAATGCTGCAGCACGTACTAAAGATATTGAAGTTATCAATTATTTATTAGCCAATGGTAACGATGTAAATGCTGTAGATAAAGATGGTAACACACCGTTTTTAAATGCAGTATCAAGAAATAATATAGAAGTGATTGCATCTTTATTACAACACGTAAAAGATATTAATCACAAAAATAAAAAGGGACAAACAGCATTAGTATTAGCTACAAGTTATAATGATGTAGATGTTGTAAAATTATTAACTTCTAAAGGTGCAAAGGTTAATGTAGAAGATAATAATGGCAATAATCTTAATTATTATCTAATTGAAGCTTTTAATGCTAAAAACCCTAAATTATTTTCAGAAAAATTAAGCTTTTTAAAATCTAAAGGTTTAGATATTTCTAAAAAACAAAAGGATGGAAGTACTCTACTACACCTTGCAGTAAACAATCAAAATTTAGACTTAATTAAGCAAGTAGTTAACTTAAAAGTTGCAGATATTAATGCAAAAAATAACGACGGAAATACAGCTTTACTTCTTGCAGCAATGAAAGCTAAAAACGATGTTATACTTAAGTATTTGTTAAGTATTGGTGCAGATAAATCTGCAACAACTACTTTTGGAGAAACCGCTTACGATTTAGCTTTAGAAAACGAAATTTTAAATGAAAATAAAGTTGATTTAAACTTTATTAAATAGAAAATAAAAACAATGAAATCATTAAAAATAACACTAAGCATAACATTATTATCTGCTTTACTTTGGTCGTTTACAACAATAACGACTACAAAGTATAAATGTATGATACAGATGACTAATTATACTGGCGAAGGCGCATATGTTGTTGTGTCTTTAATTAATCCAAATGGTGATTATGACCAAACATTATATGTACAAGGTGATGATGAAGAATGGTACTACGATATCACACAATGGTGGAAATTCCAAGGTAAAGTTAGAGCAGATATAGATGCAATTACAGGAGCAACTATTGCTGGTGGAGAACGCGCAATTAACGTTTTAGATATTGACGATTCTAAAATAAACAAAGGTTATAAATTAAGATTTGAAACTGCTGTAGAAGATCAAGAATATTACACAAAAGATATAGAGTTTGACTTAACAACAGAAAACTTAAAGGCAAAACACGACGGTAAAGGTTTTATTCGTTATGTACGTTTAATGCCTAACTAATCTTTAAATATATGACCATTTCTATCTGGAGATATAGTCATTTAGCATTAGCTATTACAGCGTCTGTTTTTATTTTATTAGCGTCTGTTACAGGTATAATTTTAGCATTTCAGCCTATTTCAGAACAACTTCAACCTTATAAAGTAGAAGATTTAAAAACAATTAGTCTAGACCAAACAGTTAATACCTTTAAACAAACATATCCAGAAATTTTACAAATAGAAGTAGATGCAAACCAGTTTGTATCTGCTTCTGTTATTACTAAAGATGGCAAAAATCTAGACGGTTATTTTAATCCTAAAACAGCTAATTATTTAGGTGAAAACATTCAGCCATCAAAGTTTTTTCAATTTACAACTAACTTACATCGGTCTTTATTTTTAAAAAGCACTGGTCGGTTTTTAGTTGCTTTAGGCTCTTTTTTATTGCTTTTAATAGCAATTACCGGTTTTATT from Mesoflavibacter profundi includes:
- a CDS encoding efflux RND transporter permease subunit, with the translated sequence MLKTFIERPVLSTVISIIIVILGVLGLTNLPIEQYPDIAPPTITVSANYTGASAETIMESVVIPIEEQINGVEGMTYITSTASNSGTAQITVYFDQETDPDIAAVNVQNRVARANPLLPQVVTQSGVLTQKQQTSALMFMSFYSENEDYDATFLQNYLKINVIPSIQRVNGVGNVNVFSSQDYAMRIWLKPEKLAAYNLNPSDITSALNEQSLEASAGSLGENSGESFSYTITYSGRFKTEQQYSDIIIKALDNGQYLRLKDVADVELDSQSYASFGSTNGYPSVNMGIFQTAGSNAQEIIETIKSELSRLEKDFPDGIKVIIPFDTNQFLEASIDKVVSTFIEAFILVFLVVFIFLQDFRSTLIPAIAVPVAIVGTFFFLNLFGYSINLLTLFALVLAIGIVVDDAIVVVEAVHSKMDEGETNAKKATLSAMHEISGAIISITLVMAAVFIPVTFVQGPTGVFYEQFGVTLIVAILISALNALTLSPALCALFLKSHDDSHKNKNVVQRFYSAFNKGFNATTERYGRSLQFLYKNKLVTVVILLLAGVGIWWSATTTPTGFVPSEDRGVLFIDVQLAPGASMDRTKQITDLVYKNASQIPGIDGVTVVNGRSLINGSGSNYGFGFIKLKDWSERTADDQTIDAITGKLFGMAAGIQDARVLFFAPPSIPGFGLSSGFEVNLLDKSGGSVEQLNEATQNFIGNLMQHPEIQYGQTSFNTNYPQYQLDINVPVAKDLGVSVSSIFSTLQGYIGGIYAADFARFGKQYRVYVQSLPEDRTDENSLNQLYIRTGSGDMAPITQFVSLKRVYGPQSVTRFNLYNSAKVSGASNPGFSTGDALAIVNAEASKLPSNFEVAYSGLSREESSAGNQTTIIFGLSILFVFFLLAAQYESYLLPLAVILSLPVGIFGAFISTKLFGLENNIYFQIALVMLVGLLAKNAILIVEFALQRRKQGEDLVEAAIHGAKARLRPILMTSFAFILGLMPLVLANGVGAEGNRSIGTGAAGGMLIGTLLGVFVIPILFIFFQWLQEKFTGQPQTNNLED
- a CDS encoding efflux transporter outer membrane subunit — encoded protein: MKSNITLKKISKPILLILIAFTIQSCFVAKDYSRPEFEETNNLYRTDQLPEDSLSLADISWKQLFTDQYLQQYIEEGLQNNIDIRIAIQQIIAAEAYVKQGKAGFLPTITGNASATRSYLSENGQQGAILSSLGTDHIDQFELSAALSWEADIWGKIRSNKRAFQASYLQSVAAHQAVKTQLIASIASTYYQLIALDEQLKVTRETIKTREKGVETIQALKEAGQENQVAVDQNIAQYNNAKALEVDLEVAIFQAENTLSLLLGKSPQHFDRNSLDNQTIDNELKLGLPATILRNRPDVMAAEFGLIQTFELTNVAKSNFYPSLTLSATSGLQSLDIDKLFNTSSLFANLVGGIAQPILNGRQIKTQHEVAKAQQEQALLTFKQTLLNAGNEVSNALYSYQAEVKKYEFVNNEVEALRKAEANSDELLKNGFANYLDLLTARQSVLTAELSVIDNKLQQLLSVVTLYEALGGGWK
- a CDS encoding DUF3861 domain-containing protein, whose protein sequence is MKKTNTYKITLEEVELKDESNPSGTLQFEFENHDNILQILDRIQQKNIFDDATNKEFVVGLKLFSEVVIKNRKHPLFNIFLPHFGDFMKQLKSY
- a CDS encoding TetR/AcrR family transcriptional regulator, whose protein sequence is MISKQELLEQSVEKFVKFGSRSFTMDELASELGISKKTIYHHFNSKDQLIFESVKLLVANYSNYASDIQKHEQDPIVCVVLLYKTALIHLKNFKPSFIFGLQKYYPDAYMLFNKFRHEFVSKTVYDLLNTAKQKGMIKDNVNLKLFCDLYFKRFEEIALKNTNLIDKYSQKEILNHFVVYSLRGISSNDYTNKYY
- a CDS encoding HmuY family protein, whose amino-acid sequence is MKNKFLTLILCLGALALTNCSSDDDNNLPSEPIEVVIEGAEVAPTVGGPNQQNQVYVDLSTNTMTSVQRDSWDLGFYSGSDFKVVINGSIYMAAGQLTATDIDAVSSSDQEVQDLQPQVAVGTFDANNTVFVDAPNGDLSGTAFAEISATDANNHVYLVNLGNEVGTATASTGSVEISGDARGWKKVRVLQDGSNYILQYADLDDTTHQEVTISKDASYNFSFFSFNSNSTVNIEPEKTEWDLNFTVFTNEIPGYGSYGYSDYVVNNTLEDATVYMIDTEVETELSYDNFTLADVDATLFSNADRRSIGSSWRNGGGPGTLPSLKDNVFYIVNDTDGNLYKLKFLALTNDNGERGYPKFVYNLLQ
- a CDS encoding TonB-dependent receptor plug domain-containing protein, with protein sequence MILNKKLLTLYFSFFSASLLFAQEKVSDTTKIEQLEEVIVTGQYNPQSIKKSVHNVIVIDREKIEKQAANNLADVLNFNLNLNIIPSSQTGQSKVEFFGLDAQYFIVMLDNVQIVNDNGFGNNIDLTQINLDDIERIEIVEGAMGVENGANSVSGVINIITKKTLENDWQIQAFVQEETVRDEYEWFDKGRHIQALSIGHNFNDKWTAKINLNRNDFAGFYNGRKGQNHYTDDGLRGYDWLPKTQLNGKAILNYNTDNFKAFYKFEYFNEDLRYYDATVRPNINVQAQTSNPSSTDRIFTTNRYINNLIVDGKLKSGAVYNATFSYQKQERDLNEFNYYIITKEKSNETDQTYQSSNVFFSKGTINNLTKSDKFNYQLGYETRFIKGFDTQASGDVTQQDKEMKQNNNAVFVSSEINVIDKLLIRPGVRYEYNSMFKSQLLGSLHARYLFNKGYELRGSIGSSYRTPNFEELYYYFVDSNHDVRGNQNLKPERGFSSFLNLKKRSWFNDISMSNNLKFSYIDLKDRIELAVVNTLPLQYQYINIDGYKLIGCSLENSIKKDNWAFNLGATYQGISRIMNNEANAKNDFLYALQLNTSATYFINKWNTAFTLLLKHNGKQQNYIGDGSDNEGNTLFKKYTTNAFTWMDASIKKTFLDKKIDVTLGARNLLDVTTVAIDGASTSGIHSSNNSGLLLGYGRSYYLKLLYNLNF